The following proteins are encoded in a genomic region of Brachypodium distachyon strain Bd21 chromosome 1, Brachypodium_distachyon_v3.0, whole genome shotgun sequence:
- the LOC100842198 gene encoding non-specific lipid-transfer protein-like protein At2g13820: MAAWKMQIAAAVLVLAMMVLVSKAMAQNNGCSSVMMTLSPCLDFIGSKSPEPGFSCCTTLAGVVQTDPRCLCMVLDGTATSFGIAINHTRALELPGNCKVQAPPTSQCTGSTGSNATSSSRNSRNAASLMATVLIPACALIYVF, translated from the exons ATGGCTGCATGGAAGATGCAGATCGCAGCTGCTGTGCTGGTTCTGGCAATGATGGTGCTGGTCTCCAAGGCCATGGCACAGAACAACGGCTGCTCGAGCGTGATGATGACCCTCTCCCCATGCCTCGACTTCATCGGGAGCAAATCGCCGGAACCTGGGTTCTCCTGCTGCACCACGCTTGCCGGCGTCGTCCAGACCGACCCCCGCTGCCTCTGCATGGTCCTTGACGGCACCGCCACATCCTTCGGCATCGCAATCAACCATACTAGGGCCCTCGAGCTCCCTGGCAACTGCAAGGTACAAGCACCACCGACTAGCCAGTGCACAG GAAGCACAGGTTCAAACGCAACATCAAGCTCCAGAAACTCAAGGAATGCAGCGAGTTTAATGGCCACTGTGCTTATCCCCGCCTGTGCACTAATCTATGTCTTCTAA
- the LOC100841906 gene encoding protein ANTAGONIST OF LIKE HETEROCHROMATIN PROTEIN 1-like encodes MAPVNKSKKGKHQIKDSDNLKTMESSKSKAKDSGKFKGAKPGCAVAAHQPDLRDPDMEWWYAFLSKQKERQADSVPSDEEEAFRYFFRTSRSTFDYICSIVRDDLISRPPSGLINIEGRLLSVEKQVGIAMRRLASGDSQVSVGAAFGVGQSTVSQVTWRFIESMEERARHHLVWPDQERMDDIKASFEVVSGLPNCCGAIDATHIVMTLPAVDSSEDWCDHAKNYSMFLQGIFDHEMRFIDIVTGWPGSMPYSQLLKFSGFYKLCQAGKRLDGPAQVSREGAQIREFIVGDMCYPLLPWLMTPYGESLSAPMVDFNARQNAARMLGTRALAQLKGSWKILHKVMWRPDKKKLPSIILVCCLLHNIIIDRQDQLLPSLELPEHHDTGYTEVNCQKKNRNGKVMREVITEHLPRCETIELNKPTGSVV; translated from the exons ATGGCGCCGGTGAACAAGTCCAAGAAGGGTAAGCATCAGATCAAGGACTCCGACAACCTGAAGACCATGGAATCCAGCAAGTCGAAGGCGAAGGACTCTGGCAAGTTCAAGGGAGCCAAGCCCGGCTGCGCGGTGGCAGCGCACCAGCCGGACCTCCGTGACCCTGACATGGAGTGGTGGTACGCCTTCCTCAGCAAGCAAAAGGAACGTCAAGCCGACTCAG TGCCTTCAGACGAGGAGGAAGCATTCAGGTATTTCTTCAGGACGTCGAGGAGTACCTTTGATTACATCTGCTCAATTGTAAGGGATGATTTGATCTCAAGGCCACCTTCTGGGCTGATCAACATTGAGGGAAGACTACTTAGTGTGGAGAAGCAAGTAGGAATTGCCATGAGGAGGCTGGCATCCGGTGATTCCCAGGTGTCGGTGGGAGCAGCTTTTGGTGTTGGGCAGTCTACTGTTTCGCAAGTGACATGGAGGTTTATCGAGTCGATGGAAGAGAGGGCTCGGCATCATCTGGTGTGGCCGGACCAGGAGAGGATGGATGATATCAAAGCTAGCTTTGAGGTGGTGTCTGGTCTGCCAAATTGTTGTGGCGCCATTGATGCCACCCACATAGTTATGACGCTTCCTGCTGTTGATTCATCGGAAGACTGGTGCGACCATGCGAAGAACTACAGTATGTTCCTGCAAGGGATTTTTGACCATGAGATGCGATTTATTGATATTGTCACCGGTTGGCCTGGCAGCATGCCATATTCACAATTGTTgaaattttctggattttaCAAGCTCTGTCAGGCCGGAAAACGCTTGGATGGTCCTGCCCAAGTTTCAAGGGAGGGTGCACAAATAAGGGAGTTCATCGTTGGTGACATGTGTTATCCTCTACTCCCGTGGCTTATGACTCCGTATGGAGAAAGTCTGTCTGCCCCAATGGTCGATTTTAATGCCCGTCAAAATGCTGCAAGAATGCTTGGAACAAGAGCATTGGCACAGCTGAAAGGCTCCTGGAAGATCTTGCACAAAGTCATGTGGAGGCCTGATAAGAAGAAGTTACCGAGTATAATTCTTGTGTGCTGCCTGCTTCACAATATAATTATTGATCGCCAAGACCAACTACTTCCATCTCTCGAACTTCCAGAACATCATGATACTGGTTATACTGAAGTGAACTGCCAGAAAAAGAATCGTAATGGTAAAGTGATGAGGGAGGTCATTACAGAACATCTTCCAAGGTGTGAGACTATTGAACTGAACAAGCCGACTGGAAGTGTTGTGTGA